One Nesterenkonia populi DNA window includes the following coding sequences:
- a CDS encoding DUF2017 family protein, which yields MARAFRATTHGYRAELDAHERRLLTGLCADVIQLLQARAEEVGEQAPADAGGTAEDDDADPVFAHFRAELAGLGEGLEELGGSPEDDDGAAPGLAAPEDEVLARLLPDAHEDPEEAGQLRRLAEGSLRDSKISDLRTARMLLESTSVILAEEQAPIFGRALNDLRLTLSVRLGIEEEADAERVHQVAAGGSIKSTESFMAEIYTFITWLQESLFSAMLRVMPDEEEPEG from the coding sequence ATGGCGCGTGCGTTCCGTGCGACCACCCACGGCTACCGGGCGGAGCTGGACGCGCATGAGCGGCGGCTGCTGACGGGGCTCTGCGCGGATGTGATCCAGCTGCTTCAGGCGCGCGCCGAGGAGGTGGGCGAGCAGGCGCCGGCGGATGCAGGGGGCACTGCGGAGGATGACGACGCCGACCCGGTCTTCGCGCATTTCCGGGCGGAGCTTGCGGGCCTGGGCGAAGGGCTGGAGGAGCTCGGGGGTTCCCCGGAGGATGACGACGGCGCCGCGCCGGGCCTGGCCGCCCCCGAGGACGAGGTGCTGGCGCGGCTGCTGCCGGACGCCCACGAGGACCCTGAGGAGGCGGGTCAGCTGCGCCGCCTCGCGGAGGGCTCGCTGCGGGACTCGAAGATCAGTGACCTGCGGACTGCGCGAATGCTGCTGGAGTCGACCTCGGTGATCCTGGCCGAGGAGCAGGCGCCGATCTTCGGCCGTGCCCTGAACGACCTGCGGCTGACTCTGTCGGTGCGGCTGGGGATCGAGGAGGAGGCTGACGCTGAGCGGGTCCACCAGGTTGCCGCCGGGGGCAGCATCAAGTCCACCGAGTCCTTCATGGCGGAGATCTACACGTTCATCACCTGGCTGCAGGAGTCTCTGTTCTCCGCGATGCTGCGGGTGATGCCTGATGAGGAGGAACCTGAAGGCTGA
- a CDS encoding ATP-binding cassette domain-containing protein: MTAEHTTSTTTQASLPAGAEVLARGWTWHHPDRDSPAVAGLDLHIRPGEKVLVAGPSGAGKSTLLHGLAGVLQDEGAAAQGELLIDGTPPEQARGRAGLMQQDPEAAVVLSRLGDDVAFGPENLAVPRAEIPGRVTEALDAVGLGHLPLEHPTAQLSGGQKQRLALAGILAMRPGLLLLDEPTANLDPEGADQVRDAVITTAERTGATLIVVEHRLARWAEHMDTLVVLAPGGGVSRRAPSSHLSTDESLREELAEAGLWVPGRCPAEAWDRRSLSPEAAGGAAVLRAEGLGVSRHSPRRGWRRRRSSGPVLTGADLTLRVGQSMGITGPNGAGKSTLLLTLAGLLPPHGGRLTPDPHAWGPGQLIGRIGMVFQEPEHQFVKPTVAEELRLSAEQARTADGQPRFAGEEAEDRVNGLMRRLRMEHLAAANPFSLSGGEKRRLSVGTALAAGPEVLLLDEPTFGQDAHTFAELISLLRDHLSTGGAVLAVTHDDAFLEALEADVVDVGQFRAPAEEPSADAENSELPGLGSVRNASWLGRRSPLAKLVALFLITLALVATIDAVSAAVVAVGSFLLLPLAGIRPLAFLGRIWPFALGAAVAAWGTAIAGEESGRVLLDLGFTTVSTGSLELGAALGLRAFAIVLPSVIILSTTDPTDLADSLAQQLRLPARFVLGALAAMRLMGLLAEHWTTLGQARRARGIGAKKGLFGRVAGTLSQAFGLLVQAIRTATRLAVTMESRGFGAGPRTWARPARLAPQDSLVVLAGAAIAAAATLAALLAGTWNLVWA; this comes from the coding sequence ATGACCGCCGAGCACACCACCAGCACGACGACGCAGGCTTCCCTCCCCGCCGGCGCGGAGGTCCTTGCTCGCGGGTGGACCTGGCACCACCCCGACCGGGACTCCCCCGCAGTCGCCGGCCTGGACCTGCACATCCGCCCCGGAGAGAAGGTGCTGGTCGCCGGACCCTCCGGGGCCGGCAAATCCACCCTGCTGCACGGCCTCGCCGGGGTCCTGCAGGACGAAGGCGCCGCAGCTCAGGGCGAGCTGCTCATCGACGGCACCCCGCCGGAGCAGGCTCGCGGCCGGGCGGGACTCATGCAGCAGGACCCGGAGGCCGCCGTCGTGCTCTCCCGCCTCGGCGACGACGTCGCCTTCGGCCCCGAGAACCTGGCCGTCCCCCGGGCCGAGATTCCGGGTCGGGTCACGGAGGCGCTCGACGCCGTCGGGCTGGGACACCTGCCTCTGGAGCACCCGACCGCGCAGCTCTCCGGCGGCCAGAAGCAGCGCCTCGCCCTCGCCGGGATCCTCGCGATGCGGCCAGGCCTGCTGCTGCTCGACGAGCCCACCGCCAACCTCGACCCCGAAGGCGCCGATCAGGTCCGCGACGCAGTCATCACCACCGCCGAGCGGACCGGCGCGACCCTGATCGTGGTGGAGCACCGGCTGGCCCGCTGGGCAGAGCACATGGACACCCTCGTCGTGCTCGCTCCCGGCGGCGGCGTCAGCCGGCGAGCGCCGTCCTCACACCTCAGCACCGATGAGTCCCTGCGGGAGGAGCTGGCCGAAGCCGGGCTCTGGGTTCCGGGCCGGTGCCCCGCTGAAGCGTGGGACCGGAGATCACTGAGCCCAGAGGCTGCTGGTGGTGCAGCGGTGCTGCGGGCTGAGGGGCTGGGCGTCTCCCGGCACAGTCCGCGCCGCGGCTGGCGACGCCGACGCTCTTCCGGCCCGGTGCTCACCGGTGCGGACCTCACCCTGCGGGTGGGACAGTCAATGGGGATCACCGGGCCGAACGGGGCCGGGAAGTCCACGCTGCTGCTCACCCTGGCGGGCCTGCTCCCTCCGCACGGGGGCAGACTCACCCCCGACCCGCATGCCTGGGGCCCCGGCCAGCTCATCGGCCGGATCGGGATGGTGTTCCAGGAGCCCGAGCACCAGTTTGTGAAGCCCACCGTCGCCGAGGAGCTGCGGCTCTCCGCCGAGCAGGCCCGCACCGCCGACGGTCAGCCGCGCTTCGCCGGCGAGGAGGCCGAGGACCGGGTGAACGGCCTGATGCGCCGGCTGCGGATGGAGCACCTCGCCGCGGCCAACCCGTTCAGCCTCTCAGGGGGTGAGAAGCGCCGACTCTCCGTGGGCACCGCCCTGGCCGCCGGACCCGAGGTGCTGCTGCTGGACGAGCCCACCTTCGGGCAGGACGCCCACACCTTCGCCGAACTGATCAGCCTGCTGCGCGATCACCTCAGCACGGGCGGCGCTGTGCTGGCGGTGACGCACGACGACGCGTTCCTGGAAGCCCTGGAGGCCGACGTCGTGGACGTCGGCCAGTTCCGTGCCCCCGCCGAGGAACCATCGGCCGACGCGGAGAACAGTGAACTTCCCGGGCTGGGATCTGTGCGTAATGCGTCCTGGCTGGGCCGACGCAGTCCGCTGGCTAAGCTTGTCGCGCTCTTTCTCATCACCCTCGCCCTGGTTGCGACCATCGATGCCGTCTCTGCGGCCGTGGTCGCCGTGGGGAGCTTCCTGCTTCTGCCTCTGGCCGGCATTCGGCCGCTGGCCTTCTTGGGGAGGATATGGCCCTTCGCCCTCGGGGCGGCGGTAGCGGCCTGGGGCACGGCGATCGCCGGTGAGGAGTCGGGCCGGGTGCTGCTGGACCTCGGCTTCACCACGGTGAGCACCGGGTCCTTGGAGCTCGGCGCCGCCCTGGGGCTTCGCGCTTTCGCCATTGTGCTGCCCAGTGTCATCATCCTCTCCACCACTGACCCCACCGACCTGGCCGACTCATTGGCCCAGCAGCTGAGGCTGCCGGCGCGGTTCGTGCTGGGGGCGCTCGCCGCGATGCGACTGATGGGACTGCTGGCCGAGCACTGGACCACTCTGGGACAGGCGCGCCGGGCACGCGGCATCGGGGCGAAGAAGGGACTGTTCGGACGGGTCGCCGGCACCCTGTCTCAGGCGTTCGGGCTGCTGGTCCAAGCGATCCGGACCGCCACCCGGCTGGCGGTGACGATGGAGTCCCGCGGCTTCGGCGCCGGACCGCGCACCTGGGCCCGGCCCGCCAGGCTCGCCCCCCAGGACTCCCTGGTGGTCCTGGCTGGTGCCGCCATCGCTGCCGCGGCCACTCTCGCGGCTCTGCTGGCCGGCACCTGGAACCTCGTATGGGCCTGA
- the clpS gene encoding ATP-dependent Clp protease adapter ClpS — protein MLTPQRPFHVVVWNDPVNLMSYVAWVFRSYFGHSKERAQELMMKVHQEGRAVVATGGREKAERDVTAMHNYGLQATIEEAG, from the coding sequence GTGCTGACTCCGCAGCGGCCTTTCCACGTGGTGGTGTGGAACGACCCGGTCAACCTGATGTCCTATGTGGCCTGGGTGTTCCGCAGCTACTTCGGGCATTCCAAGGAGCGTGCCCAGGAGCTGATGATGAAGGTGCACCAGGAGGGCCGCGCCGTCGTCGCCACGGGGGGCCGGGAGAAGGCTGAGCGGGACGTGACGGCGATGCACAACTATGGGCTTCAGGCCACGATCGAGGAGGCAGGCTGA
- a CDS encoding VOC family protein, producing the protein MQITRVTTVLDAADVGQEVAFWAAVLGGTAVGDRTWQSVRLPDGTKPVAVQLSPDHRPSRWPDEPVNVHLDLWVEEIRQAHGEVVSRGAELIQEGEHTALGSFNVYLSPAGHPFCLCWHP; encoded by the coding sequence GTGCAGATCACGCGCGTCACCACCGTGCTCGACGCCGCCGATGTGGGCCAGGAGGTGGCCTTCTGGGCCGCCGTCCTGGGCGGCACGGCGGTGGGCGACCGGACGTGGCAGTCGGTGCGGCTGCCTGATGGGACCAAACCGGTGGCGGTGCAGCTCTCCCCCGATCATCGGCCGAGCCGCTGGCCCGATGAGCCGGTCAACGTGCACCTGGACCTGTGGGTGGAGGAGATCCGCCAGGCCCACGGCGAAGTGGTCAGCCGGGGCGCCGAACTGATCCAGGAGGGTGAGCACACCGCGCTGGGCAGCTTCAACGTCTACCTCTCCCCCGCCGGCCATCCCTTCTGCCTCTGCTGGCACCCCTGA
- a CDS encoding nicotinate phosphoribosyltransferase produces the protein MSRSTALLTDQYELTMVQAALRSGAAHRRCVFEVFGRRLPAGRRYGAFAGTGRMLEGLQRFRFGDEALGFLRERGVVDEPTLDFLADYRFSGTITGYAEGEIWFPHSPVLRVEATFAEACLLETYILSVLNHDSAIASAGSRMVQAAGGTVAEGGRPCVEMGSRRTQEASAAASARAAAVVGFAATSNLQAGYDYGIPTLGTAAHAFTLLHDTEEEAFAAQVEAFGPGTTLLVDTYDVEAAVRKAVEVAGPELGAVRLDSGDLVEQAFMVRDLLDSLGSTSTRIIVSSDLDEHAIARLAAAPVDSYGVGTRLVTGAGAPTAGMVYKLVQHEDDAGRPVPVEKAAEGKTSRGGVKHPVRTFGSSGTASAELIGVGSLPETADDARELQVPLVVDGEVQPGRTGPDGVARAAERHRASFAELPREAHRLSEGEPVIPTVFQ, from the coding sequence GTGAGCCGATCCACCGCACTGCTGACCGACCAGTACGAGCTGACCATGGTGCAGGCCGCCCTGCGCTCCGGGGCCGCCCACCGCCGCTGCGTGTTCGAAGTGTTCGGCCGCCGACTGCCCGCCGGGCGCCGGTACGGGGCGTTCGCAGGCACCGGCCGGATGCTGGAGGGGCTCCAGCGGTTCCGGTTCGGCGACGAGGCCCTGGGCTTCCTCCGCGAACGCGGCGTGGTGGACGAGCCCACCCTCGACTTCCTCGCCGACTACCGGTTCTCAGGGACCATCACCGGCTACGCCGAGGGCGAGATCTGGTTCCCCCACTCCCCCGTGCTGAGGGTCGAGGCGACCTTCGCCGAGGCCTGCCTGCTGGAGACCTACATCCTCTCGGTGCTCAACCACGACTCCGCGATCGCCTCCGCCGGCTCCCGGATGGTGCAGGCCGCCGGCGGCACCGTCGCCGAGGGAGGCCGTCCCTGCGTGGAGATGGGCTCCCGCCGCACCCAGGAGGCCTCCGCGGCGGCGAGCGCCCGGGCCGCCGCCGTCGTCGGCTTCGCCGCGACCTCGAACCTGCAGGCCGGGTACGACTACGGCATCCCCACCCTCGGCACCGCCGCGCACGCCTTCACCCTGCTGCACGACACCGAGGAGGAGGCCTTCGCCGCGCAGGTCGAGGCGTTCGGGCCCGGGACCACCCTGCTGGTGGACACCTACGACGTCGAGGCCGCCGTCCGCAAGGCCGTGGAGGTCGCTGGCCCGGAGCTCGGGGCGGTGCGCCTGGACTCAGGGGACCTGGTGGAGCAGGCGTTCATGGTCCGTGATCTGCTCGACTCGCTGGGGAGCACCAGCACCCGCATCATCGTCTCCTCCGACTTGGACGAGCACGCGATCGCCCGGCTGGCCGCCGCCCCGGTGGACTCCTACGGAGTCGGCACCCGGCTGGTCACCGGGGCCGGGGCCCCCACCGCCGGGATGGTGTACAAGCTGGTGCAGCACGAGGACGACGCCGGCCGGCCCGTCCCCGTGGAGAAGGCCGCCGAGGGCAAGACAAGCCGCGGCGGGGTCAAGCACCCCGTCCGCACCTTTGGCAGCAGCGGCACGGCCTCCGCCGAGCTGATCGGCGTCGGGAGCCTGCCCGAGACTGCCGACGATGCCCGCGAGCTGCAGGTGCCGCTCGTCGTCGACGGCGAAGTCCAGCCCGGCCGCACCGGGCCTGACGGCGTCGCCCGTGCCGCAGAACGCCATCGCGCCTCCTTCGCCGAGCTCCCCCGGGAGGCCCACCGTCTCTCCGAAGGCGAACCGGTGATCCCCACTGTGTTCCAGTGA
- the rdgB gene encoding RdgB/HAM1 family non-canonical purine NTP pyrophosphatase — protein MTAKLVLATRNQGKVRELRALLADQPALAGVDLEAAVVDASAAGCSEIPETGVTFEENSLLKAREVARQTGLPAVADDSGLAVEVLGGAPGIFSARWAGEHASDESNRRLLLQQLADVPQEHRGAALVCVASLVTPSGVEHTAEGRLDGQLLSGERGDGGFGYDPILQPVGETRSAAELSMGEKNAISHRGKAFVALAPRIVEVLAVA, from the coding sequence ATGACCGCCAAGCTCGTCCTCGCCACCCGCAACCAGGGCAAGGTCCGGGAGCTCAGGGCCCTGCTGGCAGACCAGCCCGCGCTCGCCGGCGTCGACCTGGAGGCCGCCGTCGTGGACGCGTCCGCCGCCGGCTGCTCGGAGATTCCGGAGACCGGTGTGACCTTCGAGGAGAACTCACTGCTGAAGGCACGCGAAGTCGCCCGCCAGACCGGTCTGCCCGCTGTTGCGGACGACTCCGGGCTGGCCGTGGAGGTGCTCGGCGGGGCTCCGGGGATCTTCTCCGCCCGCTGGGCCGGGGAGCACGCCTCGGATGAGAGCAACCGGCGTCTGCTGCTGCAGCAGCTCGCCGATGTGCCTCAGGAGCACCGTGGCGCGGCGTTGGTGTGCGTGGCCTCTCTGGTCACTCCCTCTGGGGTTGAGCACACCGCGGAGGGTCGGCTGGATGGCCAGCTGCTCTCCGGGGAGCGCGGCGACGGCGGGTTCGGCTACGATCCCATCCTCCAGCCCGTCGGAGAGACCCGCTCTGCGGCCGAACTGTCCATGGGGGAGAAGAACGCGATCTCTCACCGGGGCAAGGCCTTCGTCGCCCTGGCCCCTCGGATCGTGGAGGTTCTGGCGGTCGCGTGA
- a CDS encoding ADP-ribosylglycohydrolase family protein: MNHDALTDEDLNAQFLPQMTALLPAEGKPVHAETLLTLCLADGLLEVLEWSAEGTGADPLGAMWLACLRWHRTVAWDFPERAPQPPQRPTDHALTLILQAGGIQLIPGSADSSAAGLASGEMAYPTSPAQPDVYDAAVLSRAVPIGLVPYVGAETRKKWAQEAVSLTHGHPDLTAAAQSRVAAVSTGEHTPQPAAAPNPLLRVVVDDLARRWQGIAQAA, encoded by the coding sequence GTGAATCATGACGCGCTGACCGACGAAGACCTGAACGCGCAGTTCCTGCCTCAGATGACCGCGCTGCTGCCCGCCGAGGGGAAGCCCGTGCACGCAGAGACCCTGCTGACCCTCTGCCTGGCCGACGGACTGCTCGAGGTCCTCGAGTGGTCAGCCGAAGGCACCGGAGCCGACCCGCTGGGCGCGATGTGGCTGGCCTGCCTGCGCTGGCACCGGACCGTCGCCTGGGACTTCCCGGAGCGCGCTCCGCAGCCCCCGCAGCGGCCCACCGACCACGCGCTGACCCTCATCCTGCAGGCAGGAGGAATCCAGCTGATCCCCGGCAGCGCGGACAGCTCTGCGGCCGGGCTCGCCTCCGGAGAGATGGCCTACCCCACCAGCCCGGCCCAGCCGGATGTCTACGACGCGGCGGTGCTCTCCCGAGCGGTTCCGATAGGGCTGGTTCCCTACGTGGGAGCCGAGACGCGGAAGAAATGGGCTCAGGAGGCTGTCAGCCTCACCCACGGCCACCCGGACCTGACCGCGGCCGCGCAGTCGCGGGTCGCCGCAGTGAGCACTGGTGAGCACACGCCCCAGCCCGCCGCAGCGCCGAACCCGCTGCTGCGCGTCGTCGTTGATGACCTCGCCCGCCGCTGGCAGGGGATCGCTCAGGCCGCGTAG
- a CDS encoding exonuclease domain-containing protein yields MRGLSFTAVDFETANGFRGSPCSIGLVRIRDGIETDTHYTLLRPPAGFDRFDPRNESIHGITPEAAAEAPRFGEAFAEIAAFIGEDILVAHNVIFDLEVFESALEVSGLGSPGLSGLCSVRLARAVYQLPSHALPKAAAEAGFQLQHHHHALWDARAAAAIVVDIARRRQTPELHELFGAASIDPEVLAHWAAPRPRESRATRQVRAYGDLFDAAVPLGDRELPDLMRWQEEGRNLPANPEADPAHPFCGQQVSFTGNLVIPRGEAKQLVAACGGTTSSRVTGSTSMLVIGDGYDDADLAAQHDPQGPLGSNKAEDALRRRAVGQQIRLVSEQGFRTLAGDAWPYAA; encoded by the coding sequence GTGAGGGGTCTGAGCTTCACCGCCGTCGACTTCGAGACTGCCAACGGGTTCCGCGGCTCGCCGTGCTCGATCGGCCTGGTGCGCATCCGTGACGGGATTGAGACGGACACGCATTACACGCTGCTGCGTCCGCCGGCCGGGTTCGACCGGTTCGACCCGCGCAATGAGTCAATCCACGGGATCACCCCGGAGGCGGCGGCCGAGGCGCCCCGGTTCGGTGAGGCATTCGCGGAGATCGCAGCGTTCATCGGGGAGGACATCCTGGTGGCGCACAACGTGATCTTTGACCTGGAGGTCTTCGAATCCGCCCTGGAGGTCTCCGGGCTCGGCAGCCCGGGGCTGAGCGGGCTCTGTTCGGTCCGTCTGGCGCGGGCGGTCTACCAGCTGCCCTCCCACGCACTGCCGAAGGCCGCCGCCGAGGCGGGCTTCCAGCTGCAGCACCACCATCATGCGCTCTGGGACGCCCGGGCCGCTGCGGCGATTGTGGTGGACATCGCCCGCCGCCGGCAGACCCCGGAGCTGCACGAGCTCTTCGGCGCCGCGAGCATCGACCCGGAGGTGCTGGCGCACTGGGCCGCTCCACGGCCGAGGGAGTCCCGGGCCACCCGGCAGGTCCGCGCCTATGGGGATCTCTTCGACGCGGCCGTCCCCCTGGGGGACCGGGAGCTGCCTGATCTGATGCGTTGGCAGGAGGAGGGCCGGAACCTGCCGGCGAACCCGGAGGCGGACCCCGCCCACCCGTTCTGCGGGCAGCAGGTCAGCTTCACGGGCAACCTGGTGATCCCGCGCGGTGAGGCCAAGCAGCTGGTCGCCGCATGCGGGGGCACTACGTCGTCACGGGTGACCGGCTCCACCAGCATGCTGGTGATCGGGGACGGGTACGACGACGCCGATCTCGCCGCCCAGCACGACCCGCAGGGCCCGCTGGGGTCCAACAAGGCCGAGGACGCGCTGCGTCGGCGTGCGGTCGGCCAACAGATTCGGCTGGTCAGCGAACAGGGGTTCCGCACGCTGGCAGGAGACGCCTGGCCCTACGCGGCCTGA
- the rph gene encoding ribonuclease PH, with the protein MSTKTSAYTRTDGRTVNQLREVKITRGWSGQAEGSALIEFGDTRVLCTASFESDVPRWLRGRGTGWVTAEYAMLPRATNTRNSRESVKGKIGGRTHEISRLIGRALRAVVDTKALGENMITLDCDVLQADGGTRTAAITGAYVALVDAIEWARSEGHVGKKAEVLTDSVSAISVGVLPDGTSVLDLPYTEDSTAGTDMNVVVTGSGDFVEVQGTAEGVPFTRSQMGELLDLAVAGCGQLADIQKQALGAV; encoded by the coding sequence GTGAGCACGAAGACGTCCGCCTACACCCGCACTGACGGCCGCACGGTGAACCAGCTGCGTGAGGTGAAGATCACCCGCGGCTGGTCCGGGCAGGCTGAGGGCAGCGCCCTGATCGAGTTCGGCGATACCCGGGTGCTGTGCACCGCCAGCTTCGAGTCCGATGTTCCGCGCTGGCTGCGCGGCCGGGGCACCGGCTGGGTCACCGCCGAGTATGCAATGCTGCCCCGGGCCACCAACACCCGGAACTCTCGTGAGTCGGTGAAGGGCAAGATCGGCGGGCGCACCCACGAGATCTCCCGGCTGATCGGACGGGCCCTGCGCGCGGTGGTGGACACCAAGGCTCTCGGCGAGAACATGATCACCCTGGACTGCGACGTCCTGCAGGCCGACGGCGGCACCCGCACCGCGGCGATCACCGGCGCCTACGTGGCACTGGTCGACGCCATCGAGTGGGCGCGCAGCGAAGGCCATGTCGGCAAGAAGGCCGAGGTTCTCACCGATTCCGTCTCTGCGATCAGCGTGGGCGTGCTGCCCGACGGCACCTCTGTGCTCGACCTGCCCTATACGGAGGACTCCACCGCCGGCACCGACATGAACGTGGTGGTCACCGGCTCCGGGGACTTCGTCGAAGTGCAGGGCACCGCCGAGGGCGTTCCCTTCACCCGCAGTCAGATGGGCGAGCTGCTGGACCTCGCCGTCGCCGGCTGCGGTCAGCTCGCCGACATCCAGAAGCAGGCGCTGGGCGCAGTATGA
- a CDS encoding isochorismatase family protein, with protein sequence MAEALVIVDVQHDFCEGGALAVEGGAALAAELSEFLEDSHADYDVIVATQDWHIDPGAHFSDAPDFQRSWPVHCVAGTLGAELHEDLDTERIEARFLKGLYDDGYSGFEGRAGDPDRTGLKEGEKEKAVSPGDVIEEDAPDLDAYLQEHEIDTVTIVGIATDHCVRATALDAAENDYAVKLLTDLTVGVDEERIRQTYEELREAGVELLSSEEL encoded by the coding sequence ATGGCTGAAGCACTGGTGATCGTCGACGTCCAGCACGATTTCTGCGAAGGCGGGGCTCTCGCCGTCGAGGGCGGCGCCGCCCTGGCCGCTGAGCTCTCCGAGTTTCTGGAGGACAGCCACGCGGACTACGACGTCATCGTCGCCACTCAGGACTGGCACATCGACCCTGGCGCGCACTTCAGCGATGCACCAGACTTTCAGCGCAGCTGGCCGGTGCACTGCGTGGCCGGCACCCTCGGCGCGGAGCTGCACGAGGACCTGGACACCGAACGGATCGAGGCTCGCTTTCTCAAGGGCCTCTATGACGACGGCTACTCCGGCTTCGAGGGACGGGCAGGCGACCCGGACCGGACCGGGCTGAAGGAGGGCGAGAAGGAGAAGGCGGTCTCCCCCGGAGACGTCATCGAAGAGGACGCCCCTGATCTGGACGCCTACCTGCAGGAGCACGAGATCGACACCGTCACCATCGTGGGCATCGCCACGGATCACTGTGTGCGGGCCACCGCTCTGGACGCCGCCGAGAACGACTACGCGGTCAAGCTGCTGACCGACCTGACCGTCGGCGTGGACGAGGAGCGGATCCGGCAGACCTACGAGGAGCTGCGCGAGGCCGGGGTGGAGCTGCTGAGCTCCGAGGAGCTCTGA
- a CDS encoding MBL fold metallo-hydrolase, whose amino-acid sequence MELTIIGCSGSFPGPESPASCYLVSAEHAGRTWRLLLDLGNGALGALQRHIGLDEIDAVAFSHLHPDHFNDICGLHVVAKWHPVGFGPGRIPVYGPENTARRAAEVYGIDAEPGMAEEFDFRHWAEGRPHTVGPFTITPHGVWHPTPEAYALRIEAAGADGAVRTLTYSGDTDACEGLTEAARDVDVFLCEAAFQDGRDEELRGIHLTGARAGQTAADAGAEQLLLTHIPVWTDADTVAEAAAARHSGETLVVQPGATYTI is encoded by the coding sequence ATGGAGCTCACCATTATCGGCTGCAGCGGCTCGTTCCCGGGCCCGGAGTCTCCGGCCTCCTGCTACCTTGTCAGCGCCGAGCATGCTGGGCGGACCTGGCGGCTGCTGCTGGATCTGGGCAACGGGGCCCTGGGGGCGCTGCAGCGCCACATCGGGCTCGACGAGATCGACGCGGTGGCGTTCTCCCATCTGCACCCGGACCATTTCAACGATATCTGCGGCCTGCATGTGGTCGCCAAGTGGCATCCGGTCGGCTTCGGCCCCGGCAGAATCCCTGTCTATGGGCCGGAGAACACCGCACGCCGGGCCGCGGAGGTCTACGGGATCGACGCGGAGCCGGGGATGGCTGAGGAGTTCGACTTCCGGCACTGGGCCGAAGGCCGGCCGCACACGGTGGGCCCGTTCACCATCACCCCGCACGGCGTCTGGCACCCCACCCCGGAGGCCTATGCCCTGCGGATCGAGGCCGCCGGGGCGGACGGCGCCGTTCGCACCCTGACCTATTCCGGGGACACCGATGCCTGCGAGGGGCTGACCGAGGCTGCCCGTGACGTGGACGTGTTCCTCTGCGAGGCCGCCTTCCAGGACGGCCGGGATGAGGAGCTGCGCGGCATCCACCTCACCGGCGCCCGCGCCGGGCAGACCGCTGCCGATGCCGGGGCCGAGCAGCTGCTGCTGACCCACATTCCTGTCTGGACAGACGCCGATACGGTGGCGGAGGCCGCCGCCGCCCGGCATTCTGGTGAGACCCTGGTGGTCCAGCCCGGCGCCACCTACACCATCTGA